A DNA window from Aureibaculum sp. 2308TA14-22 contains the following coding sequences:
- a CDS encoding OmpA family protein has product MKHLRKVLFVVALFAGFSMNAQDENNPWSIDFGANAVDFYPTNSGLPGTGGWFSDFINVDDHYNIIPSISRLRVGRYLGNGFSLGLAGSLNKIEKMGDMSANDLSYIGADLDIRYAFVNGKWFDPYVHIGGGYQFIDDNSAGTVNGGLGANFWFNDFIGLNIQTAYKHSFDEDNVAPHFQHAAGLTIRFGGKDTDGDGVYDKDDECPEVFGLEAFNGCPDTDGDGIKDADDACPEVAGLAALNGCPDADGDGVADKDDQCPNDAGTAANNGCPDADGDGVYDKDDECKDVAGPKENKGCPWPDTDGDGVFDKDDNCVNEAGPASNQGCPEKVITVEAKAKLDEFAKAIYFNTGKSSFRPGVAEKLDLIADIMKEFKDSDFSVDGHTDSSGSDKINQKLSEERAKAVLDYLVGKGISSTRLSSKGFGEANPIANNRTSKGRAQNRRVEINLKN; this is encoded by the coding sequence ATGAAACACTTAAGAAAAGTTTTATTCGTAGTTGCACTTTTTGCTGGTTTCAGCATGAATGCACAAGACGAAAACAACCCTTGGTCTATTGACTTTGGTGCTAACGCGGTAGATTTTTATCCTACAAACTCTGGTTTACCAGGAACAGGAGGATGGTTTAGCGATTTTATTAATGTTGATGATCATTACAACATCATTCCATCTATTTCTAGACTTAGAGTTGGTAGATATTTAGGTAATGGTTTTTCTTTAGGTTTAGCAGGTTCGTTAAACAAAATTGAAAAAATGGGAGATATGTCTGCGAACGATTTATCTTACATTGGTGCAGATTTAGACATTAGATATGCATTTGTCAATGGCAAATGGTTTGACCCTTATGTTCATATCGGTGGTGGTTACCAGTTCATAGATGATAACAGTGCAGGTACTGTTAACGGTGGTCTTGGTGCTAATTTTTGGTTTAATGACTTTATCGGTCTTAATATACAAACCGCTTATAAACATTCATTTGATGAAGATAACGTAGCACCTCATTTCCAACATGCTGCTGGTTTAACTATTAGATTTGGCGGAAAAGATACTGATGGTGATGGTGTTTATGACAAGGATGATGAGTGTCCAGAAGTATTTGGTTTAGAAGCTTTCAATGGTTGTCCAGATACAGATGGAGATGGTATTAAGGATGCCGATGATGCTTGTCCAGAAGTTGCTGGTTTAGCCGCTTTAAACGGTTGTCCAGATGCTGATGGTGATGGTGTTGCTGATAAAGACGATCAATGTCCAAATGATGCTGGTACTGCTGCAAACAATGGTTGTCCAGATGCAGACGGTGATGGCGTATATGACAAAGACGATGAGTGTAAAGATGTAGCTGGTCCAAAAGAAAACAAAGGTTGTCCTTGGCCAGATACTGACGGTGATGGTGTATTTGATAAAGATGATAACTGTGTAAACGAAGCAGGTCCTGCTTCTAACCAAGGTTGTCCTGAAAAAGTTATTACTGTTGAAGCTAAAGCTAAATTAGATGAGTTTGCAAAAGCTATCTACTTTAACACAGGAAAATCTTCTTTCAGACCTGGTGTTGCTGAAAAATTAGATTTAATTGCTGATATTATGAAAGAATTCAAAGATTCTGACTTCAGCGTTGACGGTCATACTGATAGCTCAGGTTCTGATAAAATAAACCAAAAATTATCTGAAGAAAGAGCAAAAGCGGTATTAGACTACTTAGTAGGAAAAGGTATATCTTCTACAAGATTAAGTTCTAAAGGTTTTGGTGAAGCTAATCCTATTGCTAACAACAGAACAAGCAAAGGTAGAGCTCAAAACAGAAGAGTTGAAATTAACTTGAAGAACTAA
- a CDS encoding peptidylprolyl isomerase, producing the protein MAILSKIRERSLFLIIIIALALFSFVIGDVFTRGGFGAQSNSIGEINGENISREEFAQMVEQQKALSGGRGSNMQNVNMAWEGLIREKIYKAQLEKSGVAVGEKDVWDEILKQSWVKDGPQFKNEAGLFDEDKFKEHIATLNDAKDDDAQSRQAWLSWLDYERNIKNNLELRTYNNLVSAGLGATFKEGERHYMANNTKLDLEYVYVPYTYIADSAVTVTDNEIEQYVKNHPNDYKAEASRDISFVKFDTKPSAEDEAAVKAEVEKIINDREEYSSAAKTNVKIEGLATTQNVEEFFRNNSSDIPLDNNFYTKTKVPPVLKDTVFKLNIGDVYGPYKDGNFFKVTKLVAVKQMPDSVRARHILIPFVGATNDPAITETEAQAKATADSLLTIVKRDKSKFADLAKTLSSDKVSGAKGGDLDWFVYQTMVPVFRDFTFENNVGEMGVVKSQYGFHIIEIQEQKNLQKNVKLATFAREILASDETESAVYQKAETFASAVTDGKDMEELAKEQGLAVQPVVGLKAMDERVSNLNNQRQIITWAFDPESEVNEIKRFDVEGGYVVAKLTTKHKKGLNIGAAKATLRTKLLNEKKSNLIKEQMKGDNLQDIAKTFNTNVQSSKAVSLGSPTLPGIGRAEEIVSTLVVLKENILYTDIDTKNGVFAAKITKKDSPQPLENYAGSITAVKNANRAKSTKVYSILKKFADIEDNRATFY; encoded by the coding sequence ATGGCAATTTTATCTAAAATTAGAGAGCGTTCATTATTCTTAATTATCATTATTGCATTAGCATTATTTTCCTTTGTGATTGGTGATGTATTTACCAGAGGAGGCTTTGGAGCTCAGTCAAACTCAATAGGAGAAATAAACGGAGAAAATATTAGCAGGGAAGAATTTGCTCAAATGGTTGAGCAACAAAAAGCGTTATCTGGCGGAAGAGGCAGCAATATGCAGAATGTGAATATGGCTTGGGAAGGTTTGATTCGTGAAAAAATTTACAAAGCCCAATTAGAAAAATCTGGTGTTGCTGTTGGTGAAAAAGATGTTTGGGATGAAATATTAAAACAGTCTTGGGTTAAAGATGGCCCTCAATTTAAAAATGAGGCAGGACTTTTTGACGAAGACAAATTCAAAGAACACATTGCTACCTTAAACGATGCTAAAGACGATGATGCACAGAGCAGACAAGCTTGGTTAAGTTGGTTAGATTATGAAAGAAATATTAAGAATAATTTAGAGTTAAGAACATATAATAACCTAGTTTCTGCTGGATTAGGTGCTACTTTTAAAGAAGGCGAACGTCACTACATGGCTAACAATACTAAGCTTGATTTAGAATATGTATATGTGCCCTATACTTATATTGCCGATAGTGCGGTTACGGTTACGGATAATGAAATAGAGCAATATGTAAAAAATCACCCTAATGATTATAAGGCTGAAGCTTCTCGCGATATTAGTTTTGTAAAATTTGACACAAAACCTTCGGCAGAAGACGAAGCTGCGGTTAAGGCTGAGGTTGAAAAAATAATTAATGACAGAGAGGAATATAGCTCAGCGGCTAAAACGAATGTGAAAATTGAAGGTTTAGCTACTACCCAAAATGTAGAAGAGTTTTTTAGAAATAACTCTTCTGATATTCCATTGGATAATAATTTTTATACCAAAACTAAAGTTCCTCCAGTTTTAAAAGATACTGTTTTTAAATTGAACATTGGTGATGTTTACGGTCCTTATAAAGATGGTAACTTTTTTAAAGTAACCAAATTAGTAGCAGTAAAACAAATGCCAGATTCGGTTAGAGCACGTCATATTTTAATTCCTTTTGTTGGTGCTACTAATGATCCGGCTATTACCGAGACTGAAGCTCAGGCCAAAGCAACTGCTGATAGTTTATTGACTATTGTTAAAAGAGATAAGTCTAAATTTGCAGACTTGGCCAAAACATTATCTTCTGACAAAGTTAGTGGAGCAAAAGGTGGCGATTTAGATTGGTTTGTATATCAAACTATGGTACCAGTGTTTAGAGATTTTACTTTTGAAAATAATGTTGGAGAAATGGGTGTGGTAAAATCGCAATATGGTTTTCATATTATTGAAATTCAAGAACAAAAAAACCTTCAAAAAAATGTAAAACTAGCAACATTTGCTAGAGAGATTCTTGCTTCTGACGAAACGGAAAGTGCAGTGTACCAAAAGGCGGAAACTTTTGCTTCGGCTGTAACAGACGGAAAAGACATGGAAGAGTTAGCTAAAGAACAAGGTTTGGCCGTGCAACCAGTTGTTGGTTTAAAAGCTATGGATGAGAGGGTTTCAAACCTGAATAATCAAAGACAAATTATTACTTGGGCTTTTGATCCAGAAAGTGAAGTTAATGAAATAAAACGTTTTGATGTTGAAGGTGGTTATGTAGTAGCTAAATTAACTACAAAGCATAAAAAAGGATTAAATATTGGTGCTGCTAAAGCAACACTTAGAACCAAATTACTTAATGAAAAAAAGAGCAATTTGATAAAAGAACAAATGAAAGGCGATAATCTACAAGATATTGCAAAAACATTTAATACCAATGTTCAATCTTCTAAAGCAGTATCATTGGGTAGCCCAACATTACCAGGAATTGGAAGAGCAGAGGAGATTGTGTCAACGTTAGTAGTACTAAAAGAAAACATACTTTATACCGATATTGATACCAAAAATGGTGTTTTTGCGGCTAAAATCACAAAAAAAGACAGTCCGCAACCGTTAGAAAATTATGCAGGATCAATTACAGCTGTTAAAAATGCTAACAGAGCTAAAAGTACTAAAGTTTACAGTATTTTAAAGAAGTTTGCAGATATAGAAGACAATAGAGCCACTTTTTACTAA
- a CDS encoding hemolysin family protein: MEGQIIIIIISILLSAFFSGMEIAFVSANKMHIELEKKKDTFLSRVLTKLTENPSKFITTMLVGNNIALVVYGYFMGELLMPYLEPYLYNAFVILLVQTLISTLIILVTAEFLPKAIFRVYSNETLKIFAIPTYIFFLLFYFISSFIMIISDFVLRIFFNTKEDDVQLAFTKSELGDYINEQLEISDEEVDSEIQIFQNALDFHNVRARDAMIPRTDIIAIDVTDTVKNLKTLFVETGLSKIIVYKESLDDVIGYIHAFELFKNPKTIRSLLLPIETMPETMMINDILNDLTKKQKSVAIVLDEYGGTSGLITIEDIIEELFGDIEDEHDSVELLEEKINDREFELSARLEVDYVNETYNLTLPEGDAYETLGGLIVDATENIPQKEEIIAIDNFQFTILEVSSSKIEQVYLKVLSKED, encoded by the coding sequence TTGGAAGGACAAATTATCATAATAATTATTTCAATTTTATTATCAGCTTTCTTTTCAGGGATGGAAATTGCCTTTGTTTCTGCCAATAAAATGCATATTGAGTTAGAAAAAAAGAAAGACACCTTTCTTTCAAGGGTGTTGACAAAATTAACTGAAAACCCTTCAAAATTTATTACTACCATGTTGGTGGGCAACAACATTGCCCTAGTAGTTTATGGGTATTTTATGGGCGAACTGTTAATGCCTTATTTAGAACCTTATTTATACAATGCCTTTGTAATTTTACTGGTTCAAACCCTAATTTCAACACTAATTATATTGGTCACGGCAGAGTTTTTGCCAAAAGCCATTTTTAGGGTTTATTCCAACGAAACACTAAAAATATTTGCCATACCGACTTATATTTTCTTTTTGCTATTTTATTTTATATCTAGTTTTATAATGATTATTTCTGATTTTGTACTTCGTATATTCTTCAACACTAAAGAGGATGATGTGCAATTGGCATTTACAAAATCTGAACTGGGTGACTATATTAATGAACAGCTGGAAATTTCTGATGAAGAGGTAGATTCTGAAATACAGATTTTTCAGAATGCCTTAGATTTTCATAATGTAAGAGCTAGAGATGCAATGATACCTAGAACGGATATAATTGCCATTGATGTAACCGATACCGTTAAAAATTTAAAAACCCTTTTTGTAGAAACAGGATTATCAAAAATAATTGTTTATAAGGAATCTTTAGATGATGTTATTGGCTATATACATGCTTTTGAATTGTTTAAAAACCCAAAAACGATACGTTCATTATTGCTTCCCATAGAAACTATGCCCGAAACAATGATGATAAACGATATTCTTAACGATCTTACCAAAAAGCAAAAAAGTGTAGCTATTGTTTTAGATGAATATGGTGGTACTTCTGGGCTGATAACCATTGAAGATATTATTGAAGAACTTTTTGGCGATATTGAAGACGAACATGATTCTGTAGAACTTTTAGAGGAAAAAATTAACGATAGGGAGTTTGAGCTTTCGGCTCGTTTAGAGGTGGATTACGTAAACGAAACATATAATTTGACCTTGCCTGAAGGAGATGCCTACGAAACCCTTGGTGGCTTAATTGTCGATGCGACAGAAAATATTCCACAGAAAGAGGAAATTATAGCAATTGATAATTTTCAATTCACTATTCTTGAGGTTTCTTCGTCTAAAATAGAACAAGTTTACCTTAAGGTGCTCTCTAAAGAAGATTAG
- a CDS encoding M24 family metallopeptidase, whose protein sequence is MNRIIVMFLFINLSFLCTSEAQILPLRDRANAVDEILKDRFDNLLPSLMDKTGIDMWILISREYNEDPVMRTMLPSTWLNARRRTVLVFYRDKEKNTIEKLAVARYNVGENIKSAWNKEEQPDQWKALFQLIKDRNPAKIGLNMSTHFGIADGLVKTDYDWFTKALPKTYKEKIVSAEKLAIAWIEIRTKKEMKVFEFLSKLTHDVIAETFSSKVITPGKTTTDDVVWFLRQKVNDLGLKTWFHPTVDIQRNNEKLGSHITSFSKRPSENTIQKGDLLHCDFGITYLRLNTDCQQHAYVLEDDETEVPYFLVNAFKKGNQLQDIFTTNFIAGKTGNEILLKSLKEAKEVGLRPSIYTHPLGTYGHSAGPTIGMWDAQGGVPVKGDYPLFENTAFAIELNTTVYIKEWARDVRIMLEEPGFFGKDGFRYIDPRQESIHIINTN, encoded by the coding sequence ATGAATAGAATAATTGTAATGTTTCTGTTTATTAATCTGAGTTTTTTATGTACTTCAGAAGCTCAAATTTTGCCTTTACGCGATAGAGCCAATGCAGTAGATGAAATTTTAAAAGATAGGTTTGATAATTTGTTGCCTTCGTTAATGGATAAAACGGGAATTGATATGTGGATTCTCATTTCAAGAGAATATAACGAAGACCCTGTAATGCGAACCATGCTGCCTTCTACTTGGTTAAATGCCAGAAGGAGAACAGTACTGGTTTTTTATCGCGATAAAGAAAAAAACACCATTGAAAAATTGGCAGTTGCACGTTATAATGTTGGCGAAAATATTAAATCGGCCTGGAATAAAGAAGAACAGCCAGATCAATGGAAAGCCCTTTTTCAACTTATAAAAGATAGAAACCCAGCTAAAATCGGTTTAAACATGTCAACTCATTTTGGAATTGCAGATGGCTTGGTTAAAACGGATTACGATTGGTTTACAAAAGCATTACCTAAAACATATAAGGAAAAAATTGTTTCGGCAGAAAAATTGGCTATTGCTTGGATAGAAATACGTACCAAAAAAGAAATGAAAGTGTTTGAGTTTTTATCTAAACTTACGCATGATGTTATTGCTGAGACGTTTTCGTCCAAAGTAATTACTCCAGGCAAAACCACAACGGATGATGTGGTTTGGTTCTTACGTCAAAAAGTAAATGATTTAGGCTTAAAAACTTGGTTTCACCCTACAGTAGATATTCAACGCAATAACGAAAAGTTGGGTAGTCATATTACTTCTTTTTCTAAACGCCCTTCTGAAAATACCATTCAAAAAGGAGATTTGCTGCACTGTGATTTTGGTATTACCTATTTAAGATTAAATACCGACTGCCAACAACATGCTTATGTTTTAGAAGATGATGAAACTGAAGTTCCATATTTTTTAGTTAATGCTTTTAAAAAAGGGAATCAATTACAGGATATTTTTACTACTAATTTTATTGCTGGCAAAACAGGTAACGAAATATTATTAAAATCCTTAAAAGAAGCAAAAGAAGTAGGTTTGCGTCCTTCCATTTATACCCATCCGTTAGGGACTTATGGACATTCGGCTGGTCCAACAATAGGCATGTGGGATGCACAAGGAGGAGTTCCTGTTAAGGGAGATTACCCGTTATTTGAAAATACTGCCTTTGCCATAGAATTGAACACTACGGTTTATATTAAGGAATGGGCTAGAGATGTAAGAATTATGCTTGAAGAACCTGGGTTTTTTGGTAAAGACGGATTTAGATATATAGACCCTAGACAAGAAAGCATTCATATCATTAACACTAACTAA
- the lptC gene encoding LPS export ABC transporter periplasmic protein LptC, producing MLKSDFHKIKIFSAAIFLAALLFSCGNDIKEVQDFLAEKNLPIGVANDVYLIHTDSGRVKTKLITPLMYDFGNRTEHPYQEFPEGIEVTNYDQLGDSVTLMGNYAKTYTKTKISEVKGDVVVINHKDKSRLYTDQLFWDQNTHYIYTEKAFRLYRKLDTLKGSGFESNEDLTKVITSNPSGVVYVKEDNEIKTDTIKK from the coding sequence ATGTTAAAATCAGATTTTCATAAAATTAAAATTTTTAGTGCTGCTATTTTTTTAGCAGCACTACTTTTTTCGTGCGGTAACGATATTAAAGAGGTACAAGATTTTTTGGCCGAAAAAAACTTGCCTATTGGTGTAGCCAATGATGTATATTTAATTCATACCGATTCCGGGCGGGTAAAAACAAAATTGATAACACCTTTAATGTACGATTTTGGCAACAGAACCGAACATCCCTATCAAGAATTTCCAGAAGGTATAGAAGTTACTAATTACGATCAATTAGGAGATTCTGTTACGTTGATGGGCAATTATGCAAAAACCTATACCAAAACTAAAATATCAGAAGTAAAAGGAGATGTGGTTGTGATAAATCATAAAGACAAAAGTAGATTATATACCGATCAGCTTTTTTGGGATCAGAATACACACTATATTTATACAGAAAAAGCCTTTAGATTGTACAGAAAGTTAGATACTTTAAAGGGTTCGGGCTTTGAATCAAATGAAGATTTAACTAAAGTTATTACTAGCAATCCAAGCGGGGTTGTTTATGTAAAGGAAGATAATGAGATAAAAACAGATACGATAAAAAAATAA
- a CDS encoding type III pantothenate kinase — protein sequence MNLIIDIGNTRTKIAVFDGDNRVRSLISEYNNINSNIKKLVKEYPIKNVINASVSNTLLDLDLNKFDTYVELNYQTKVPFINKYKTPKTLGVDRIALASAAAYQYPKKNVLIIDAGTCITYDFINAKNEYLGGAISPGINIRYKSLNEFTANLPLLKQADYELIGNDTESSIHSGVLNGFIQEIDGVIEQYNRKYSNLTVVLTGGDTNFLAKKLKSSIFATPNFLLEGLNSILIYNLDE from the coding sequence ATGAATTTAATAATCGATATAGGCAATACCAGAACTAAAATAGCTGTTTTTGATGGAGATAATAGGGTGCGGAGTTTAATTTCAGAGTATAACAATATAAACTCCAACATTAAAAAATTAGTAAAGGAATATCCAATAAAAAATGTTATTAATGCTTCTGTATCCAATACGTTGTTAGACTTAGATCTTAATAAGTTTGACACCTATGTTGAATTAAACTATCAAACCAAAGTTCCATTTATAAATAAATACAAAACACCCAAAACTTTAGGTGTGGACCGAATTGCATTAGCAAGTGCAGCAGCTTACCAATATCCTAAAAAAAATGTTTTAATAATAGATGCTGGCACCTGTATCACTTACGATTTTATAAATGCTAAAAATGAATATTTAGGCGGTGCAATTTCGCCAGGGATAAATATAAGGTACAAATCACTCAATGAATTTACTGCTAATTTACCATTGTTAAAACAAGCTGATTATGAATTAATCGGGAATGATACAGAAAGCTCCATTCATTCTGGGGTTTTGAATGGATTTATTCAAGAAATAGATGGAGTTATAGAGCAATATAACCGTAAATACTCAAATTTAACAGTAGTTTTAACAGGAGGAGACACAAATTTCTTGGCTAAAAAGCTAAAAAGTAGCATATTTGCCACTCCAAATTTTTTATTGGAAGGACTTAACAGCATATTGATTTACAATCTAGACGAATGA
- a CDS encoding deoxyguanosinetriphosphate triphosphohydrolase, with protein sequence MNWEQLLSLKKYGDTKPRERKTQNETRIGFEVDYDRIIFSDSFRSLQDKTQVIPLSKTDFVHTRLTHSLEVSVVGRSLGRIVGKALLEKYPNLKALGYQINDFGAIVASACLAHDIGNPPFGHSGEKAIGEYFKSGNGLKYKSELSDKEWQDLIDFEGNANGFKILTESRKGVEGGLRLSYATLGAFMKYPKESLPKKPTTNIVDKKYGFFQSDRATFLDVVKSLNLKQNRKEDISYLRHPLAFLVEAADDICYTIIDFEDGINLGWIEEEFALEYLIKLVKDTINTEKYHQLTTKQDRISYLRALTIGNLINEAATVFLENEAEILAGEYQISLLEKCKYQAQINDIINISVKNVYQRKEVIEKEISGYKVLADLLDVFITAINNSFNQQPSSYDKLILNLVPEKHQSTNNNTYDRILSVCGFIAGMSDGAAILLHKKIKGVEI encoded by the coding sequence ATGAATTGGGAACAACTACTCTCATTAAAAAAATATGGCGATACAAAGCCACGAGAACGCAAAACACAGAACGAAACCAGAATAGGTTTTGAGGTTGATTACGATCGTATTATTTTCTCTGATTCTTTCCGAAGTTTACAGGATAAAACACAAGTAATACCCCTTTCTAAAACCGATTTTGTACATACTCGATTAACACATAGTTTAGAAGTTTCGGTTGTTGGGCGTTCTTTAGGGAGAATAGTTGGCAAGGCTCTATTGGAAAAATATCCAAACTTAAAAGCACTAGGCTATCAAATAAACGATTTTGGAGCCATTGTGGCAAGTGCTTGTTTGGCACACGACATTGGCAACCCGCCTTTTGGGCATAGTGGCGAAAAAGCAATTGGGGAGTATTTTAAATCTGGTAACGGTTTAAAATATAAAAGCGAACTATCCGACAAAGAATGGCAAGATTTGATTGATTTTGAAGGCAATGCCAATGGTTTCAAAATCTTAACAGAGTCAAGAAAAGGTGTTGAGGGAGGTTTGCGATTATCATATGCTACGCTAGGTGCTTTTATGAAATACCCCAAAGAATCGCTGCCAAAAAAACCTACAACCAATATTGTGGATAAAAAATATGGCTTTTTTCAATCAGATAGAGCTACTTTTTTAGATGTTGTAAAAAGTCTAAACTTAAAACAAAACAGAAAGGAAGACATTTCTTATTTAAGACATCCTTTGGCTTTTTTAGTTGAAGCTGCTGATGATATTTGTTATACAATTATTGATTTTGAAGACGGCATCAATTTAGGGTGGATAGAAGAAGAGTTTGCTCTAGAGTATTTGATAAAATTGGTAAAAGATACCATTAATACCGAAAAATATCACCAATTAACTACAAAACAAGACAGAATAAGTTATTTACGTGCGTTGACGATTGGCAATTTAATCAATGAAGCTGCTACTGTTTTTTTAGAGAATGAAGCGGAAATACTCGCAGGAGAGTATCAAATTTCTTTACTAGAAAAATGTAAGTACCAGGCTCAAATCAATGATATTATTAACATTAGTGTAAAAAATGTATATCAACGTAAAGAAGTTATTGAAAAAGAGATTTCTGGCTATAAAGTATTGGCAGACTTATTAGATGTTTTTATTACTGCCATAAACAACTCTTTTAATCAACAACCAAGCAGTTATGATAAGTTGATACTAAATTTAGTACCTGAAAAGCATCAAAGCACTAACAACAATACTTATGATAGAATACTTTCTGTTTGTGGCTTTATTGCGGGCATGTCAGATGGGGCTGCTATTTTATTACATAAAAAAATAAAAGGTGTGGAAATATAA
- a CDS encoding DUF3078 domain-containing protein, translated as MKNKVIFSIIVFLFATSAFAQTIDSTKVNVIETISNTDSLRNSGTVKKVLDMFMSDTISPVKPRDTIKRFQLNDTLDVVIQLDSVGNYIKIDSVRRLTKMDSLKIKMESLLKPFYTIEYDSLSNEYTFSERYRMTINELTSDTTYIPLPKEKSYIAPIKNLVIDTLKVINPIKIAEIDTTKYADEPVWWERRNSIGLDLNEAAFVNWNAGGNNSVSGLLKVDLVRLYKKVHLLWNNELYMRYGLNSQEDRELRKTEDRFEFKSIFGYRRDTVSNWFYSMKFNFKTQFTNGYKYPNTDNPISRMFAPAYVFLGAGSHYEIKQQKFSLYLSPITLKSTLVFDKDLSDSGAFGVTPGQRSRNEFGFLVESLWNKEIVKNVLMTNKLSLYSDYLNKFGNIDVDWELNFALRINKYMRASIGGHLIYDDDVKYKEDINNDGTLETLGARVQLKQFLGIGVMYRF; from the coding sequence GTGAAAAATAAGGTTATCTTCTCAATAATTGTATTTCTCTTCGCTACAAGTGCTTTCGCTCAAACAATTGATAGTACAAAGGTTAATGTAATAGAAACCATTAGCAACACCGATTCTTTGCGAAACTCTGGTACTGTAAAAAAAGTACTAGACATGTTTATGTCTGACACCATAAGCCCCGTAAAACCTAGAGATACCATAAAAAGATTTCAGCTAAACGATACATTAGATGTTGTTATTCAATTGGATTCAGTAGGTAATTATATAAAAATAGATTCGGTTAGAAGGTTAACAAAAATGGATTCATTAAAGATTAAAATGGAATCGCTACTGAAGCCATTTTATACCATAGAATATGATTCATTAAGTAATGAATATACCTTTAGTGAACGTTATAGAATGACCATAAACGAACTTACCAGCGATACTACTTACATTCCCCTACCCAAAGAGAAAAGTTATATTGCTCCAATAAAAAACTTAGTAATTGACACATTAAAGGTTATAAATCCAATAAAAATAGCAGAAATTGACACTACCAAATATGCAGATGAACCCGTTTGGTGGGAGAGGCGTAACAGTATTGGTTTAGATTTAAATGAAGCTGCCTTTGTCAATTGGAATGCAGGTGGTAACAATTCGGTTTCTGGACTACTCAAGGTTGATTTGGTTAGACTTTATAAAAAAGTACACTTACTTTGGAACAATGAATTGTACATGCGTTACGGGCTTAACTCACAAGAAGATAGAGAATTAAGAAAAACTGAAGATAGATTTGAGTTTAAATCTATTTTTGGATATAGAAGAGACACGGTTTCCAATTGGTTTTATTCCATGAAATTTAACTTTAAAACACAATTCACCAACGGATATAAATATCCTAATACCGATAATCCTATTTCTAGAATGTTTGCCCCTGCATATGTGTTTTTGGGAGCAGGATCGCATTATGAGATCAAGCAGCAAAAATTCTCGCTATACTTATCGCCTATAACTTTAAAATCTACTTTGGTTTTCGATAAAGACTTATCTGATAGCGGAGCTTTTGGTGTTACTCCTGGGCAACGATCAAGAAATGAGTTTGGGTTTTTAGTTGAAAGTTTATGGAACAAAGAGATTGTTAAAAATGTGTTGATGACCAATAAATTGAGCTTATACTCCGATTATTTGAATAAGTTTGGGAATATTGATGTTGATTGGGAGCTTAACTTTGCGTTAAGAATCAACAAATACATGAGGGCTAGTATTGGCGGTCATTTAATTTATGATGATGATGTAAAATATAAAGAAGATATAAATAATGACGGTACACTAGAAACGTTGGGTGCCAGAGTGCAACTTAAACAGTTTTTAGGCATTGGTGTTATGTATAGGTTTTAA